The genomic interval GTGGACCTCGGCCCGCGATTCGACGGCGGTCGATGGAGCCTGCTCGTGCACGACGACGCCGCGAAGGCGGGCGGCACGAGCGTGTGGCGCCACCCCGACGACGTCGTGCTCCAGGTCGCGGACGCCGCGGCGGCCCAGGTGCCCGACGACCCGGCGTACGGGTTCCTGGGCGCCGCCCCCGGCGCCCAGGTCTGGGTGCTGCCGCAGACCCAGGACCCCGACGTGGTGTGGCTGGGCTGGAACACCCAGGACCCCGAGGTCATGGCGCGCATCGACCGCGGGGTCACGCTGTCGCTCGCCGGCGTCCAGGGCCCCGGGGACGTGACCGTGTACCTGCAGTCGGGCAGCTTCGGCGAGCCCGACGTCCTGGCCGACTCGCGCTCGGCGGAGCCCGGCCGGATCTGGGTCGACGTCAACACGCACACGCATGCGAGCTGGGTGTTCACGCAGCCGGGGGTGTACCTCGTCGCGCTGCGCGCCGAGGCCACCCTGATCGACGGGACGGACGTGAGCGACACGCGGGTGCTGCGGTTCGCGGTCGGCTCGGCCACTTCCGTCGCCCAGGCGCGATCCGCGGCCTGGCGGGGCGAGGTGCCCGGCGGCGCGGACCCGGCCGCGCGCGCGGCCGACGGCGACGACGGGGCGAGCCTGCCCGTGCTCGCGACGCGCGACGGCATCGCGCCCGTGCTCCTCACGGTCGGCGCGCTGGCGGGCCTCGTCCTGGCCGGCGCCGTCGTCCTCGGGGCGCGCGGGCGCCGCGCGCGGGCCCGGGCGCTGACCGCGCGCGGCACCGCGGCCGGACCCGGCGACCCGGCGCCCGGCGACGACTCGGCACCTGCTGGTGACCCCGCCGACGGCCCGGCACCTGCTGGTGACCCGGCCGACGCCGCGGCCGACCGTGCGCCCGGCGACGAGCGCGCCGCGCGCGGGTCCGCCGGTCACGGGCGCGCCGACCGGTCGCCCGGCGCGCCCGGGGACGCGCGGTGACCGCGCTGGACGTCCGGCACGCGGACGTGGACCTCGGGGGTGCGCGTGTGCTCCACGACGTGTCGCTGCGCGTGGACCAGGGCGAGCTGGTCGGGCTGCTCGGCCCCAACGGGGCGGGCAAGACCACGCTGCTGCGCACCGTGCTCGGCCTCCAGCCCGTCCGGAGCGGGTCCGTGCTCGTCGCGGGGCGCCCGGCGCGGCCGGGACGCACCCCGGTCGGGTACGTGCCCCAGCGGCACGACTTCGCCTGGGACTTCCCGATCTGCGTGGCCGACGCCGTCCTGACCGGGCTGACGGGACGGCTCGGGCCGGTGCGCCGCCCCGGGGTACGGCACTGGGAGGCGGTGGCGGACGCGCTCGACCGTGTGCGCCTGACCGCGCTCGCCGAACGGCCCGTCGGCCAGCTCTCGGGCGGGCAACGTCAGCGGGTGCTGGTCGCGCGGGCGCTCGCGCTGCGCCCGCAGGTGCTGCTGCTCGACGAGCCGTTCACGGGCCTGGACCTGCCGACGCAGGAGCTGCTGACGGCGCTGTTCGCCGATCTCGCGCACGAGGGCCGGGCCGTGCTCATGGCGACCCACGACCTGCTCGGGGCGCTCGCCGCGTGCGACCGTGTCGCGCTGCTGCACCGCACCGTGATCGCCGCCGGCACGCCCGCGACGCTCGCCGCCGACACCGCCGCGTGGACGACGGCGTTCGGCGTGGGGCCCGACAGCCCGCTCCTGCGCGCACTGCGGGCGGTGTGATGTCCCCCGCCGACTTCCTGGCCGACCTGCTCAACCCCGACCTGGTCTTCCTGCCCAAGGCGCTCGCCGTGGCCGTGATGTCCTCGATCGCGTGCGGCGTCGTGGGCTGCTACGTCGTGCTGCGCGGCATGGCGTTCATCGGCGACACCGTCGCGCACGCCGTGTTCCCCGGCCTGGCCGTGGCGTTCGTCGCGGGCGGCAACCTGGTGCTGGGCGGTGCCGCGGCCGGCGTCGTGACCGCCGTGCTCATCGCCGTGGTCGCCCAGAACCGGCGGCTGCGTGAGGACTCCGTCATCGGCATCTGCTTCGTCGCCGCGTTCGCGCTCGGGATCGTCGTGATCTCGCGGGCCCCCGGGTACGCGGGGTCGCTCCAGCAGTTCCTGTTCGGGTCGATCACCGGCATCCCGACGTCGGACCTGTACGTCGTCGCGGGCACCGGTGCCGCGGTGCTCGCGGCGCTGACGGCGCTGCGCAAGGAGCTCGTGACGGTGGCGCTCGACCGCGAGTCGGCGCGCGCGACGGGCGTGCCCGTGTTCTGGCTCGACCTGGCGCTGTACGTGCTGGTGACCCTCGCCGTCGTGATCAGCGTGCAGACCATCGGCAACATCCTCGTGCTCGCGCTGCTGGTCACCCCCGCCGCGACCGCCCGGCTGCTGACCGACCGGCTCACCGTGATGCTGTGGCTCGCCCCCGTCATCGGGTCGGCCGCCGCGGTGGTGGGCCTGTACCTGTCCTGGTCGTTCGACCTGCCCACGGGCGGCGTCGTCGTGCTGGTCCTGACCGCCGGGTTCCTCGCGGCGTGGACGCTCGCACCCCGGCACGGGGTGCTCGCGCGGCGCACGACCCGGCGGCGCGTCCCGGACGACACCCCGCCGCCCCACCCGGCTCCCCTGCCCGCTCGCGCCGACGAAGGAGCACCCGCATGAGCATCCGACGCACCCTGCACGTCCTGGCCACCGCATGTCTGCTGGCCGCGGGGGGCCTCGCGGCCGCTGGTCCGCTGCAGGCCGACCCGATCGCCCCCACCGTCGTCGACGCCGCCGCCATCGCGTCGGTCGCGCTGACGTACGAGCCGGACGCGATCGTGCTGGAGGCCCGCACGGCCGACGGCGCCACGCTCGACCCGGGCACCACACGGGTACGGCTCGGCGGCGGCGACCTCCAGGGGTCCGCGCTCGCCGTGGTGCTCGACGCCGGCCTGCTGCCCGCGGGCGCCTTCACGGACGACGCCGTCGACGTCACCGCGGGAGCCACGGAGGGTGCGGGCGTGCGCGTCGCCGCCGGGGAACGCACGCCCGTCACGTGGACGGCCGACGACGACGCGATCCGCCTGACGGCACAGGCGTCGCTGGCGGCG from Xylanimonas allomyrinae carries:
- a CDS encoding anchored repeat-type ABC transporter permease subunit encodes the protein MMSPADFLADLLNPDLVFLPKALAVAVMSSIACGVVGCYVVLRGMAFIGDTVAHAVFPGLAVAFVAGGNLVLGGAAAGVVTAVLIAVVAQNRRLREDSVIGICFVAAFALGIVVISRAPGYAGSLQQFLFGSITGIPTSDLYVVAGTGAAVLAALTALRKELVTVALDRESARATGVPVFWLDLALYVLVTLAVVISVQTIGNILVLALLVTPAATARLLTDRLTVMLWLAPVIGSAAAVVGLYLSWSFDLPTGGVVVLVLTAGFLAAWTLAPRHGVLARRTTRRRVPDDTPPPHPAPLPARADEGAPA
- a CDS encoding anchored repeat-type ABC transporter ATP-binding subunit; translation: MTALDVRHADVDLGGARVLHDVSLRVDQGELVGLLGPNGAGKTTLLRTVLGLQPVRSGSVLVAGRPARPGRTPVGYVPQRHDFAWDFPICVADAVLTGLTGRLGPVRRPGVRHWEAVADALDRVRLTALAERPVGQLSGGQRQRVLVARALALRPQVLLLDEPFTGLDLPTQELLTALFADLAHEGRAVLMATHDLLGALAACDRVALLHRTVIAAGTPATLAADTAAWTTAFGVGPDSPLLRALRAV